One Cervus canadensis isolate Bull #8, Minnesota chromosome 31, ASM1932006v1, whole genome shotgun sequence genomic region harbors:
- the LOC122432475 gene encoding cytochrome c-like yields the protein MGDVEKGKKIFVEKCAQCHTVEKEGKHKTGPNLHGLFGRKTGQAAGFSYTDANKNKGITWGEEMLMEYLENPKKYIPGTKMIFAGIKKKGEREDLIAYLKKATNE from the coding sequence atgggtgatGTTGAGAAGGGCAAGAAGATTTTTGTTGAGAAGTGTGCCCAGTGCCATACTGTGGAAAAGGAAGGCAAGCACAAGACTGGGCCAAACCTCCATGGTCTGTTTGGACGAAAGACGGGTCAGGCTGCTGGATTCTCTTACACAGATGCCAACAAGAACAAAGGTATCACCTGGGGAGAGGAGATGCTGATGGagtacttggagaatcccaagaagtaCATCCCTGGAACAAAGATGATCTTTGCTGGCATtaagaagaagggagagagggaggactTGATAGCTTATCTCAAAAAAGCTACCAATGAGTAA